In Candidatus Neomarinimicrobiota bacterium, the genomic window TTTCTGCAACGTAACAACGGATTCGGTGATTGAGGCAATCGACGTGGCAAGCATCTATGAAGTTCCTATCAGGTTTCACAAGGCGGGCGTCGGTGAACTGATATTAGACAAACTCGGGCTGCCTGCGAGCCGGATAAAATTCAGCGAGTGGGAGGAATTCGTAAATAAGATATACAATCCGGAAAAAGAGATCACTATAGCAATATGCGGAAAATACAATAAACTTGTGGATGCGTATAAAAGTATTCTTGAAGCATTTGTACACGCCGGTGTGGACAATTCTGCCTTCGTGAGTGTCAAATGGGTTGACACGGAAAAAATGGAAGGGAATGTTGCGGAAAATCTAAGTGGAGTTGACGGAATACTTATACCTCCCGGATTCGGAAAACGGGGTGTAGAGGGAAAGATTGAAGCTGCGAAGTATGCCCGTGAGAACATGGTACCGTTCTTCGGTATCTGTCTCGGAATGCAATGCGCGGTAATCGAGTTCTCGCGTAACGTTTGCGGATTGGAGAACGCAAACAGCAGTGAATTTGACGCTGAAACACCATATCCGATCATCGACATTATGGAAAATCAGAAAAATATCAGTAACAAAGGCGGAACGATGAGACTCGGCGCTTATCCGTGCACTCTAACACCGGGGAATAAAGCCGCAGAGGCATACGGCGAAAAACAAATCAGCGAGAGGCACCGACACCGATATGAGTTCAACAACGAGTTCAAGGACCAACTCCAGAAAGCAGGAATGATCCTCTCCGGAATCAATGAGAGAGACAATTTAACAGAAATAATTGAGATCAAGGATCATCCCTGGTTTGTCGGAACACAGTTTCACCCGGAACTCAAATCAAGAGTGTTCAACACTCATCCTCTATTCAGGAATTTTGTTGAAGCAGCGGTAAAGTACAATAGGTCAAACGGGGAGGCAGGCAAAACAGCTGCCGGCAATGACTAAAACAATCGAGATTGACGGTTTACAATTGGGAGGCGGCAGCGATCTGCTTCTTATCGCGGGACCATGCGTTATAGAATCGGAAGAGGTAGCTTACTCGACGGCCGAAAGATTGAAATCTATCTCTGAAGAACTGAAGATCCCCATAATCTACAAGTCATCTTACCTGAAAGACAACCGCTCCTCCTCCAAGAGTTATCAAGGTCCGGGGTTGGAAAAGGGACTCAAAATTTTAGCGGAAGTCAAAAAGCGATACGGACTGCCCCTGCTGTCCGACATACACAGCATCGAACAGGTTGCGCCCGCGGCTGACGTATTAGACGTGGTGCAAATTCCGGCATACCTCTGCATGCAAACGGAGCTGACGATTGAGGTGGCGAAAAGGGCAAGGGTTGTCAACCTGAAGAAGGGTCAATTTATCGCCCCGGAAAATATGAAGAACGTAGTCCGTAAAATCGAGGAAGAAGGCAATAACAACATCATCCTGACGGAGCGGGGAACATCATTCGGGTATCAAAGCCTTGTAGTTGATATGAGATCTTTTCAGATTATGAGAAAGTTCGGTTATCCGGTTATTTTTGACGTAACTCACTCGGTCCGTGTG contains:
- a CDS encoding CTP synthase, which produces MSKQVKYIFFTGGVMSGLGKGIAAASVGALLKAKGLSVTIQKFDPYLNIDPGTMSPFQHGEVYVTDDGSETDLDLGHYERFIHTDMTRMNNLTTGQVYNTVITKERKGEYLGATVQVIPHITDEIKSSIKKLSGGDDDFDIIITEVGGTVGDIESLPFLEAIRQFCVEEGRENTLIIHLTLVPFIKSSGEAKTKPTQHSVMRLREIGLQPDILMCRTSGKLDQSIKDKLSLFCNVTTDSVIEAIDVASIYEVPIRFHKAGVGELILDKLGLPASRIKFSEWEEFVNKIYNPEKEITIAICGKYNKLVDAYKSILEAFVHAGVDNSAFVSVKWVDTEKMEGNVAENLSGVDGILIPPGFGKRGVEGKIEAAKYARENMVPFFGICLGMQCAVIEFSRNVCGLENANSSEFDAETPYPIIDIMENQKNISNKGGTMRLGAYPCTLTPGNKAAEAYGEKQISERHRHRYEFNNEFKDQLQKAGMILSGINERDNLTEIIEIKDHPWFVGTQFHPELKSRVFNTHPLFRNFVEAAVKYNRSNGEAGKTAAGND
- the kdsA gene encoding 3-deoxy-8-phosphooctulonate synthase, with amino-acid sequence MTKTIEIDGLQLGGGSDLLLIAGPCVIESEEVAYSTAERLKSISEELKIPIIYKSSYLKDNRSSSKSYQGPGLEKGLKILAEVKKRYGLPLLSDIHSIEQVAPAADVLDVVQIPAYLCMQTELTIEVAKRARVVNLKKGQFIAPENMKNVVRKIEEEGNNNIILTERGTSFGYQSLVVDMRSFQIMRKFGYPVIFDVTHSVRVYGIPSKDPKGGTPEFIPTLGRAGVAAGVDGVFIETHPNPTEALCDASSQWRLDDLSDLML